A single genomic interval of Streptomyces graminofaciens harbors:
- a CDS encoding LacI family DNA-binding transcriptional regulator — protein MVTLAEVATHAGVSASTVSYVLSGKRSISAGTRQRVERSIQELGYHPNAGARALASNKSNIIALMVPLRTDMYVPVMMEIAIAVATTARTHGYDVLLLTGEEGPDAVRRVTGSGLADAMILMDVEMDDERLPLLRGTDQPSVLIGLPADTSGLTCVDLDFAATGALCVEHLATLGHRDIAVIGEAPGVYERHTGFAERTLEGLRSRARELGLRVLHRPCEGGYDAMTLTLARIFDERPDTTGFVVQNESAVEPLLALLRRQSRAVPEDVSVIAVCPDQVAVQASVRLTSVAIPAQEMGRRAVEQLVAKLDGRDTDEVVLLAPELTIRASTGPVSTLS, from the coding sequence ATGGTCACCCTCGCCGAGGTCGCCACGCACGCCGGAGTCTCGGCGAGCACGGTGAGCTATGTCCTCAGCGGCAAGCGGTCCATCTCCGCGGGCACCCGGCAGCGGGTCGAGCGGAGCATCCAGGAGCTCGGCTACCACCCGAACGCGGGCGCCCGGGCCCTGGCGAGCAACAAGTCGAACATCATCGCCCTGATGGTCCCGCTCCGTACCGACATGTACGTACCCGTGATGATGGAGATCGCCATCGCGGTCGCCACCACGGCCCGTACGCACGGCTACGACGTGCTGCTGCTCACCGGCGAGGAGGGTCCCGACGCGGTGCGCCGCGTCACCGGCAGCGGGCTCGCCGACGCGATGATCCTGATGGACGTCGAGATGGACGACGAGCGGCTGCCGTTGCTGCGCGGCACCGACCAGCCGTCCGTGCTCATCGGACTGCCCGCCGACACCAGCGGCCTGACCTGCGTGGATCTCGACTTCGCGGCGACGGGCGCGCTGTGCGTGGAGCATCTGGCGACGCTCGGCCACCGGGACATCGCGGTGATCGGCGAGGCCCCCGGGGTGTACGAGCGGCACACCGGGTTCGCCGAGCGCACCCTGGAGGGACTCCGCTCCCGGGCTCGGGAGCTGGGGCTGCGGGTGCTGCACCGGCCGTGCGAGGGCGGGTACGACGCGATGACCCTGACCCTGGCCCGGATCTTCGACGAGCGGCCGGACACCACGGGGTTCGTGGTGCAGAACGAGTCCGCCGTCGAGCCGCTGCTCGCGCTGCTGCGCCGGCAGAGCCGGGCCGTGCCCGAGGACGTCTCCGTGATCGCCGTCTGCCCGGACCAGGTCGCCGTGCAGGCCTCGGTGCGGCTGACGTCCGTCGCCATCCCGGCCCAGGAGATGGGCCGGCGGGCCGTCGAGCAGCTGGTCGCCAAGCTGGACGGCCGGGACACGGACGAGGTGGTGCTGCTCGCCCCCGAGTTGACGATCCGCGCGAGCACGGGCCCGGTGTCCACGCTCTCCTGA
- a CDS encoding glycoside hydrolase family 31 protein encodes MNQPAESHPQPGAVSLAQSSPTVGTFRERDGALEWSGRQETLRIEPWGPDAVRVRARLGGPILQGLPGALLDTPDSTASTVKIEGGEGRLTVGALTVEVSAEGLVRYTRTDDGVELLSEARAHFWWPGSRLYTAVGNGHHRLEQRFAAYDGEKLYGLGQHQHGRLDQKGLVLDLVQRNAEVGIPVLTSSRGYTLLWNNPAIGRVELAGNGTRWVADSARQIDYWITAGAPADAQRRYSAATGRTPMLPEWAAGFWQCKLRYRTQDELLAVAREYKRRGLPIDVIVCDFFHWTHLGEWKFDLNEWPDPAAMVRELAELGIKLVVSVWPSVSPLSENHGPMEQRGYFIGTQYGPMAHADWPDKEVASTVQVAFYDATNPDARDFVWSRVKENYLEPYGIKAFWLDACEPEIKPGFQENLRYWTGPGLEVGNIYPAENARTFYEGLRASGEDEIITLNRSAWAGSQRYGAALWSGDIGTDFTALREQIAAGLNTALSGIPWWNTDIGGFHGGNPDDPAYREVMVRWFQFGAFSPLMRLHGFREPGMPLGPDMTGGPNEVWSYGEEAGAVLERYLRLRERLKPYVLTVMREAHEEGLPVMRPLFLEFPEDERAWAVDDAYLFGRDVLVAPVLEAGARSWTTYLPVGARWTDAWTGESYEGGASVTVDAPLDRIPLFLRDGASLPIAE; translated from the coding sequence GTGAATCAGCCTGCCGAATCCCACCCCCAGCCGGGCGCGGTCAGCCTCGCCCAGTCCTCCCCCACCGTCGGCACGTTCCGTGAGCGGGACGGTGCCCTGGAGTGGAGCGGACGCCAGGAGACCCTGCGGATCGAGCCCTGGGGGCCGGACGCGGTCCGGGTCCGCGCCCGCCTGGGCGGCCCGATCCTCCAGGGGCTGCCGGGCGCCCTGCTCGACACCCCGGACAGCACCGCGAGCACCGTCAAGATCGAGGGCGGGGAGGGCCGGCTGACCGTCGGCGCACTCACCGTCGAGGTCAGCGCCGAGGGCCTCGTCCGGTACACGCGCACGGACGACGGGGTCGAGCTGCTGTCCGAGGCACGTGCCCACTTCTGGTGGCCGGGCTCGCGCCTGTACACCGCCGTCGGCAACGGCCACCACCGGCTGGAGCAGCGGTTCGCCGCGTACGACGGCGAGAAGCTGTACGGCCTGGGTCAGCACCAGCACGGGCGGCTCGACCAGAAGGGGCTGGTCCTCGACCTGGTGCAGCGCAACGCGGAGGTCGGCATCCCGGTGCTCACCTCCAGCCGCGGCTACACCCTCCTGTGGAACAACCCGGCGATCGGCCGTGTCGAGCTGGCGGGCAACGGCACGCGCTGGGTCGCCGACTCCGCCCGGCAGATCGACTACTGGATCACCGCGGGCGCCCCGGCCGACGCGCAGCGCCGTTACAGCGCGGCGACGGGCCGTACGCCGATGCTGCCGGAGTGGGCGGCCGGCTTCTGGCAGTGCAAGCTGCGCTACCGCACGCAGGACGAACTCCTCGCCGTGGCACGGGAGTACAAGCGGCGGGGCCTGCCCATCGACGTCATCGTCTGCGACTTCTTCCACTGGACGCATCTGGGCGAGTGGAAGTTCGATCTGAACGAGTGGCCCGACCCCGCGGCCATGGTCCGCGAGCTGGCCGAGCTGGGCATCAAGCTGGTGGTCAGCGTGTGGCCGTCGGTGTCTCCGCTCTCCGAGAACCACGGGCCCATGGAGCAGCGCGGCTACTTCATCGGCACGCAGTACGGCCCGATGGCGCACGCCGACTGGCCGGACAAGGAGGTCGCGTCGACGGTCCAGGTGGCCTTCTACGACGCGACGAACCCCGACGCGCGCGACTTCGTGTGGTCGCGGGTGAAGGAGAACTACCTGGAGCCGTACGGCATCAAGGCGTTCTGGCTGGACGCGTGCGAGCCGGAGATCAAGCCGGGGTTCCAGGAGAACCTGCGCTACTGGACGGGTCCCGGTCTGGAGGTCGGCAACATCTACCCGGCCGAGAACGCCCGCACCTTCTACGAGGGGCTGCGGGCGTCCGGCGAGGACGAGATCATCACCCTCAACCGCTCGGCCTGGGCGGGCAGTCAGCGCTACGGCGCCGCGCTGTGGTCCGGTGACATCGGTACCGACTTCACGGCGCTGCGTGAGCAGATCGCGGCGGGGCTCAACACGGCGTTGTCCGGCATCCCCTGGTGGAACACCGACATCGGCGGCTTCCACGGCGGGAACCCGGACGATCCGGCGTACCGCGAGGTGATGGTCCGGTGGTTCCAGTTCGGCGCCTTCTCGCCGCTGATGAGGCTGCACGGGTTCCGTGAGCCCGGGATGCCGCTGGGGCCGGACATGACCGGTGGGCCCAACGAGGTCTGGTCGTACGGGGAGGAGGCCGGGGCCGTTCTGGAGCGGTACCTGCGGCTGCGGGAGCGGCTGAAGCCGTATGTGCTGACGGTCATGCGGGAGGCCCATGAGGAGGGGCTGCCGGTGATGCGGCCGCTGTTCCTGGAGTTCCCCGAGGACGAGCGGGCCTGGGCGGTCGACGACGCGTACCTGTTCGGGCGGGATGTCTTGGTCGCGCCTGTGTTGGAGGCGGGGGCTCGGAGCTGGACGACGTATCTTCCGGTGGGGGCGCGTTGGACGGACGCGTGGACGGGTGAGTCGTACGAGGGGGGTGCGTCCGTCACTGTCGACGCGCCGCTGGACCGTATCCCGCTGTTCCTGCGGGACGGGGCGTCCTTGCCGATCGCGGAGTAG
- a CDS encoding MerR family transcriptional regulator, translating into MSADGLWSIGELAEHAGVTVKTVRFYSDRGLLPEAARSAGGHRRYGPEAIDRLRLIRSLRTLDLPVGDIDRVLGEEDTLDDVIAGQLRQLGSQLAALRWRQAALRLVRDCTAEERADRLRLVGAITAPPDTTALARFWRRVLPLRLPARQVSWILDAAVPQPPADPTPAQVLAFARLHALVTMPCPPGDDWRPPPPERDTEYRATVLYDGLGEAYELAAPALTTGRAPHEGEALDCFVSAYAHAHGVRDTPEFRRTLRSRLDAAAHPVMDHYWQLAGDLAEPHTPTLGAAQEWLHTALTAQTAS; encoded by the coding sequence GTGTCCGCAGACGGGTTGTGGAGCATCGGGGAGCTCGCCGAGCACGCGGGCGTCACCGTGAAGACCGTCCGCTTCTACTCCGACCGCGGCCTGCTGCCCGAGGCCGCCCGCAGCGCCGGAGGCCACCGCCGGTACGGCCCCGAGGCCATCGACAGGCTCCGCCTGATCCGCTCGTTGCGCACGCTGGACCTGCCGGTCGGCGACATCGACCGCGTCCTGGGCGAGGAGGACACGCTGGACGACGTCATAGCGGGCCAGTTGCGGCAGCTCGGCTCCCAACTCGCGGCCCTGCGCTGGCGCCAGGCGGCCCTGCGTCTGGTGCGTGACTGCACGGCGGAGGAGCGGGCCGACCGGCTGCGCCTGGTCGGCGCGATCACGGCGCCGCCGGACACGACGGCCCTGGCCCGCTTCTGGCGCCGGGTACTGCCCCTGCGGCTGCCGGCCCGCCAGGTCTCATGGATCCTCGACGCCGCCGTGCCGCAGCCGCCCGCCGACCCCACCCCGGCCCAGGTGCTGGCCTTCGCCCGGCTGCACGCGCTCGTCACGATGCCCTGCCCGCCGGGCGACGACTGGCGGCCGCCGCCCCCGGAACGCGACACGGAGTACCGCGCGACCGTCCTCTACGACGGCCTCGGGGAGGCGTACGAGCTGGCGGCCCCGGCCCTGACGACGGGCCGCGCCCCGCACGAGGGCGAGGCACTCGACTGCTTCGTCTCGGCCTACGCCCACGCCCACGGGGTCAGGGACACCCCCGAGTTCCGCCGTACGCTGCGGTCGCGCCTCGACGCCGCCGCCCACCCGGTGATGGACCACTACTGGCAACTGGCCGGCGACCTGGCGGAGCCCCACACCCCCACCTTGGGCGCGGCCCAGGAGTGGCTCCACACGGCCCTGACCGCACAGACCGCCTCATGA
- a CDS encoding alpha/beta hydrolase yields the protein MTAFVLVAGCFTDARIWHEVAEGLRESGAEVHPVTLTGMGDRREEAGSGVDLETHIEDVLRVLDGVAAPEAVIVGHDYGIHPVLGAADRRPERIRRVVYLDAGMPRDGDTALQSVTDQEIRARVLDPAEGDGPFVAAPASAEEWRRWGSTEGLTDEALARLTRLAAPQPVGTLTRPLRLSGAGAGLPNTGVLCTGSGLNIALIEDMVATGLPQFQVLARPEVTFFELATGHWPMLSCPEELTAVLLAAARDEGHRITATAEVPSYLRPFVLDVPERPRERVGRVDLYLPDRAVADGPRPAVLFVHGGPVPVELRPTPRDWPVFVGYAGHAARLGVVGATVDHRLHGLDDYPLAAEDVAEAVALLRADPRVDAERIAVWYFSGGGLLLADALADPPSWLRCVAASYPVLAPLPAWGAVDRRFRPAEAVAGAGRLPLVLTRAGLENAEIAATVEEFLTAAKECGAEVEVIDVPEGRHAFDTIDDPERVRDAVERAMRSVVARLLG from the coding sequence ATGACGGCGTTCGTACTGGTGGCGGGCTGCTTCACCGATGCGAGGATCTGGCACGAAGTGGCCGAAGGGCTGCGGGAGTCGGGGGCCGAGGTGCATCCGGTGACGCTCACCGGCATGGGGGACCGCCGGGAGGAAGCGGGCTCCGGCGTCGATCTGGAGACGCACATCGAGGATGTGCTGCGGGTGCTCGACGGCGTGGCCGCGCCGGAGGCGGTGATCGTCGGCCACGACTACGGCATCCACCCGGTGCTGGGCGCCGCCGACCGCCGACCGGAGCGGATCCGCCGGGTCGTGTATCTGGACGCGGGCATGCCACGGGACGGGGACACGGCCCTGCAGTCGGTGACGGATCAGGAGATCCGGGCGCGGGTGCTGGACCCGGCGGAGGGCGACGGTCCGTTCGTCGCCGCGCCCGCGTCCGCCGAGGAGTGGCGGCGCTGGGGCAGCACCGAGGGGCTCACCGACGAGGCGCTGGCCCGGCTGACCCGGCTCGCCGCGCCGCAGCCGGTGGGCACGCTCACCCGACCGCTCCGGCTCTCCGGCGCGGGCGCGGGACTGCCGAACACCGGAGTCCTGTGCACCGGGAGCGGACTGAACATCGCGCTGATCGAGGACATGGTCGCCACGGGGTTGCCGCAGTTCCAGGTTCTCGCCCGCCCCGAGGTGACCTTCTTCGAACTCGCCACCGGGCACTGGCCGATGCTGTCCTGCCCGGAGGAACTGACGGCCGTGCTGCTCGCGGCGGCGCGGGACGAGGGGCACCGGATCACCGCGACCGCCGAAGTGCCCTCGTACTTGCGGCCCTTCGTGCTGGACGTACCGGAGCGGCCGCGTGAGCGGGTCGGGCGGGTCGACCTGTACCTCCCCGACCGGGCGGTGGCCGATGGGCCTCGGCCCGCCGTGCTGTTCGTGCACGGCGGCCCGGTGCCCGTCGAGCTGCGGCCGACGCCGCGCGACTGGCCGGTCTTCGTCGGGTACGCCGGTCACGCCGCGCGTCTGGGTGTGGTCGGGGCGACCGTCGACCACCGGCTGCACGGCCTCGACGACTACCCGCTCGCCGCCGAGGACGTCGCGGAGGCGGTCGCGCTGCTGCGGGCCGACCCGCGTGTCGACGCCGAGCGCATCGCCGTGTGGTACTTCTCCGGCGGCGGTCTGCTGCTCGCCGACGCGCTCGCCGATCCGCCGTCGTGGCTGAGGTGCGTGGCGGCGTCATATCCCGTCCTCGCGCCGCTGCCCGCCTGGGGTGCCGTCGATCGCCGCTTCCGTCCGGCCGAGGCGGTGGCGGGTGCGGGGCGGCTGCCGCTGGTGCTGACCCGGGCGGGCCTGGAGAACGCGGAGATCGCGGCCACGGTCGAGGAGTTCCTGACCGCCGCGAAGGAGTGCGGGGCCGAGGTCGAGGTGATCGACGTGCCGGAGGGGCGGCACGCGTTCGACACGATCGACGACCCCGAGCGGGTGCGCGACGCCGTGGAGCGGGCCATGCGGAGCGTCGTGGCCCGGCTGCTCGGCTGA
- a CDS encoding AI-2E family transporter: MWSALTLLVTGVISVGVWLCITFQTAVTPVLLALLGTALLGPFYRRLVAMKFNKSLAAGLTCAAVVLVMGGAGYIVVSALIDTGNQIIDSLRDAAKSLSDEFGLAGTSLDDLAKNAKSLLSKFGGTAASGVLSGVGVISEFVATAILAMLLMFFFLRDSDKAVASLHSLAPRGTGDTLEVMARRAFQAIEGFMRGTTLIAFIDGVCIAIGLLILQVPGAIGLGALVFVGAYIPYLGAFLSGAVAILVAFADRGLVTALWALGVVFLVQLLEGNVLQPMIHSRTVQMHPAAILLALTAGASIAGILGMLLSVPLTAAAFGVLSELRGRYGDGTAGAVPGEKEVAARGAG, from the coding sequence GTGTGGAGCGCGCTCACGCTGCTCGTCACCGGTGTGATCTCGGTGGGCGTGTGGCTGTGCATCACGTTCCAGACGGCGGTGACGCCCGTGCTGCTCGCGCTGCTGGGTACGGCGCTGCTCGGGCCGTTCTACCGGCGGCTGGTCGCGATGAAGTTCAACAAGTCCCTTGCCGCCGGGCTCACTTGCGCGGCTGTGGTCCTGGTGATGGGTGGCGCCGGGTACATCGTGGTGTCCGCGCTGATCGACACCGGTAACCAGATCATCGACTCGTTGCGGGACGCGGCGAAGTCGCTGAGCGACGAGTTCGGGCTGGCCGGGACCTCGCTGGACGACCTCGCGAAGAACGCCAAGAGCCTGCTGTCGAAGTTCGGCGGCACCGCGGCCTCCGGGGTGCTCAGCGGGGTCGGTGTCATCAGCGAGTTCGTCGCGACGGCGATCCTGGCGATGCTGTTGATGTTCTTCTTCCTGCGCGACTCGGACAAGGCGGTCGCGTCCCTGCACTCGCTCGCGCCGCGCGGCACCGGTGACACGCTGGAGGTGATGGCCCGGCGCGCCTTCCAGGCCATCGAGGGGTTCATGCGGGGTACGACGCTCATCGCCTTCATCGACGGTGTCTGCATCGCCATCGGTCTGCTGATCCTCCAGGTGCCGGGGGCCATCGGCCTCGGGGCGCTGGTGTTCGTCGGGGCGTACATCCCGTATCTGGGCGCGTTCCTGTCGGGCGCGGTGGCGATCCTCGTCGCGTTCGCGGACCGGGGTCTGGTGACCGCGCTGTGGGCGCTCGGCGTGGTCTTCCTGGTGCAGCTGCTCGAAGGGAACGTGCTCCAGCCGATGATCCACAGCCGGACCGTGCAGATGCACCCGGCGGCGATCCTGCTGGCCCTCACGGCGGGCGCCTCGATCGCCGGCATCCTCGGCATGCTTCTGTCGGTGCCGCTCACGGCGGCGGCGTTCGGTGTGCTGTCGGAGCTGCGGGGGCGGTACGGGGACGGTACGGCCGGGGCGGTACCCGGGGAGAAGGAGGTGGCGGCGCGCGGGGCAGGATGA
- a CDS encoding sulfotransferase, producing MSSTPLPLTLANLLLRPALGSRHDADRAFERIVAKAGQADGDEEFVDGFRFLPREWAGDEGLSPVGWQAAQAHVRRHLTNRARIRRLIAEHPGIEREPVERPVFVVGLPRTATTLTHSVLSLSDDHRCPLLWELIAPGLEPSTQQRKKAVTTARRTLDAAHLLTPPLRDIHPMTAEGPEECTFLLPRA from the coding sequence GTGTCCTCCACTCCCCTGCCCCTGACGCTGGCCAATCTGTTACTGCGGCCGGCGCTCGGCTCACGGCACGACGCGGACCGGGCCTTCGAGCGGATCGTCGCCAAGGCCGGGCAGGCGGACGGGGACGAGGAGTTCGTCGACGGCTTCCGGTTCCTGCCGCGTGAGTGGGCGGGCGACGAGGGTCTCAGTCCGGTCGGCTGGCAGGCCGCGCAGGCGCACGTCCGCAGGCATCTGACCAACCGGGCCCGGATACGGCGGCTGATCGCCGAGCACCCCGGGATCGAGCGGGAGCCCGTCGAGCGGCCGGTGTTCGTGGTGGGCCTGCCGCGCACCGCCACCACGCTCACCCACAGCGTGCTGTCCCTCTCGGACGACCACCGCTGTCCGCTGCTGTGGGAGCTGATCGCCCCCGGTCTCGAACCCTCCACGCAGCAGCGGAAGAAGGCCGTCACGACGGCCCGCCGGACGCTCGACGCGGCGCACCTCCTCACCCCGCCCCTGCGGGACATCCACCCGATGACGGCCGAGGGCCCCGAGGAGTGCACGTTCCTCCTGCCTAGGGCATGA
- a CDS encoding sulfotransferase: MITGRREVDLRHLGATWLDLLSRSVRRGLAARAGIPQDAVVDVPYSWLGSDPASGAPKLYDAVGARWTDADAARLPGVATKLRGKRPHHYDLARYGLTREDVESAFTEYNALRADVDGA, translated from the coding sequence ATGATCACCGGGCGGCGCGAGGTCGATCTCCGCCACCTCGGCGCCACCTGGCTCGACCTGCTGAGCCGCTCGGTGCGGCGGGGTCTCGCGGCCCGGGCCGGCATTCCTCAGGACGCGGTGGTGGACGTGCCGTACTCCTGGCTGGGCTCCGACCCGGCCTCGGGCGCCCCGAAGCTCTACGACGCCGTCGGCGCCCGCTGGACCGACGCCGACGCGGCCCGCCTGCCCGGGGTCGCCACCAAACTCAGGGGCAAGCGCCCCCACCACTACGACCTGGCCCGCTACGGCCTGACGCGCGAGGACGTCGAGTCGGCGTTCACCGAATACAACGCGCTGCGGGCGGATGTCGACGGGGCCTGA
- a CDS encoding CBM35 domain-containing protein, giving the protein MAGTLPATGSSAAAAADPQRLTVDLSASEGPVLRGANGALYGLSDDGVPSDAALAPLKITSISQKPEGGAQHPNGDALTVAKSFFRSGGGEVLVMMQDIYPKWPYDDLGIEDYLPKVDKIAKEVSAAPNSDRFVYIPFNEPDLIWYGLNASDQSKYEANRDRFLKDWKTVFQRIRAIDPDARIAGPNESGYHSRLITDFLAFAKRENVLPQIMTWHELGSGSLRDFQGHYDNYRAIERQLGIDPLTINIDEYANRRDLSVPGQLVQWVSMFERNKVYANQAYWDAAGNLDGNVVRSNIPNGGWWFFRWYAGLTGDTVKVTPPQANTIDTLQGLASLDTSRRQAQVLLGGSAADTDVAIQHVPRAVFGRTVTATVAVTDWTGYEGQHAAPRVLARTKVKVADDGTVTVPLRGLHKMSAYRIVLTPGGSGTPSAASVPWSASYEAEDAAITDGKVYTQGTVSNANGYAASGTKDVGSLNTASSKVEFTVSVPADGTYDLAILYGNQSGTPATQKLSIDGGAPVTVTYPSTENWTYRAKKDVTVELPAGTHRLTLAKGDTEVTLDRIDLTARTTTPAASYEATLADISGKPSYDYSSSAGVGTGALVLRSGDKAVFDVYAPRDGYYTVVSRASAPVRLALHGETVAAAPSRPLRLYLVAGNNRVAVTAKHAAVRSLHISGDGSAKGTLSYEGASAVLAGGAKLVDSAYASAGSYIGWLGNSPTSTAEFTVDAPRAGRYVLVVHYAHNDRRDNGHAYNTDIMSRTADITVGAAEPRRVTFKNTWSWDDYWTVGVPVDLRKGANKVTFGNAGAWAPNIDRIELGRVVG; this is encoded by the coding sequence ATGGCAGGCACCCTCCCCGCCACCGGATCGTCCGCGGCAGCCGCCGCCGATCCACAGCGTCTCACCGTCGACCTCTCGGCCTCCGAGGGCCCGGTGCTGCGCGGAGCCAACGGGGCGCTCTACGGACTCAGCGACGACGGCGTGCCCAGCGACGCGGCCCTCGCGCCCCTGAAGATCACCAGCATCTCGCAGAAGCCGGAGGGCGGCGCCCAGCACCCCAACGGTGACGCGCTGACGGTCGCCAAGTCCTTCTTCCGCAGCGGCGGCGGCGAGGTCCTGGTGATGATGCAGGACATCTATCCCAAGTGGCCGTACGACGACCTCGGCATCGAGGACTACCTCCCCAAGGTCGACAAGATCGCCAAGGAGGTCTCGGCCGCCCCGAACAGCGACCGTTTCGTCTACATCCCCTTCAACGAACCCGATCTGATCTGGTACGGCCTCAACGCCTCCGACCAGTCGAAGTACGAGGCCAACCGCGACCGGTTCCTCAAGGACTGGAAGACGGTCTTCCAGCGCATCCGCGCGATCGACCCGGACGCGCGCATCGCGGGCCCGAACGAGTCCGGCTACCACTCCCGCCTGATCACCGACTTCCTCGCCTTCGCCAAGCGCGAGAACGTCCTTCCGCAGATCATGACCTGGCACGAGCTGGGCTCGGGTTCGCTGCGCGACTTCCAGGGTCACTACGACAATTACCGTGCGATCGAACGGCAGTTGGGGATAGACCCGCTCACGATCAACATCGACGAGTACGCCAACCGCCGCGACCTGTCCGTCCCCGGCCAGCTCGTCCAGTGGGTCTCGATGTTCGAGCGCAACAAGGTGTACGCCAACCAGGCCTACTGGGACGCCGCCGGCAACCTGGACGGCAACGTCGTCCGCTCCAACATCCCGAACGGCGGCTGGTGGTTCTTCCGCTGGTACGCGGGACTGACCGGCGACACCGTCAAGGTGACCCCGCCGCAGGCGAACACCATCGACACCCTCCAGGGCCTCGCCTCCCTCGACACCTCCCGCCGCCAGGCCCAGGTCCTGCTCGGTGGCTCCGCGGCGGACACGGACGTGGCGATCCAGCACGTCCCCCGGGCCGTGTTCGGCCGTACGGTCACCGCGACCGTCGCCGTAACCGATTGGACCGGTTACGAGGGACAGCACGCCGCCCCGCGCGTCCTCGCCCGTACGAAGGTGAAGGTCGCGGACGACGGCACGGTGACCGTCCCGCTGCGCGGCCTGCACAAGATGTCCGCCTACCGGATCGTCCTCACCCCCGGCGGCTCCGGCACCCCGTCGGCCGCGTCCGTCCCCTGGTCCGCCTCCTACGAGGCCGAGGACGCCGCCATCACCGACGGCAAGGTCTACACCCAGGGCACGGTGAGCAACGCCAACGGCTACGCGGCCTCCGGCACCAAGGACGTCGGCTCGCTCAACACCGCGAGCAGCAAGGTCGAGTTCACGGTGTCCGTCCCGGCGGACGGCACGTACGACCTCGCGATCCTGTACGGCAACCAGTCCGGCACCCCGGCCACCCAGAAGCTGTCGATCGACGGCGGCGCCCCGGTCACGGTCACCTACCCGTCCACCGAGAACTGGACCTACCGCGCCAAGAAGGACGTCACCGTCGAACTCCCGGCGGGCACCCACCGGCTGACCCTCGCCAAGGGCGACACCGAGGTCACCCTCGACCGCATCGACCTCACCGCCCGCACCACCACGCCCGCCGCCTCCTACGAGGCCACGCTCGCCGACATCAGCGGGAAGCCGTCGTACGACTACTCCTCGTCGGCCGGTGTCGGCACCGGCGCCCTCGTCCTGCGCTCCGGTGACAAGGCCGTCTTCGACGTGTACGCCCCGCGCGACGGCTACTACACGGTGGTGTCGCGGGCGTCGGCGCCGGTGCGGCTCGCACTGCACGGCGAGACGGTCGCGGCGGCACCCAGCCGGCCGCTGCGGCTGTACCTCGTCGCAGGCAACAACCGCGTCGCCGTGACCGCCAAGCACGCCGCCGTCCGCTCCCTGCACATCTCGGGCGACGGCTCGGCGAAGGGCACGCTCTCCTACGAGGGCGCCTCGGCGGTCCTCGCGGGCGGCGCCAAGCTCGTCGACTCGGCGTACGCCTCCGCCGGCTCGTACATCGGATGGCTCGGCAACAGCCCCACCAGCACCGCCGAGTTCACGGTGGACGCGCCCAGGGCCGGCCGCTACGTCCTCGTCGTCCACTACGCCCACAACGACCGCCGCGACAACGGCCACGCCTACAACACCGACATCATGTCCCGTACGGCGGACATCACCGTCGGGGCCGCCGAGCCGCGCAGGGTCACCTTCAAGAACACCTGGAGCTGGGACGACTACTGGACCGTGGGCGTCCCGGTCGACCTGAGGAAGGGCGCCAACAAGGTGACGTTCGGCAACGCGGGCGCATGGGCCCCGAACATCGACAGGATCGAGCTGGGCCGGGTCGTCGGCTAG
- a CDS encoding carbohydrate ABC transporter permease, which yields MSPSVLWRYGRPALVLLLAGLAVGVPLWLVLVTSAKPQAEAIKPNLDLPAHWQPGSNYDDAVGQGEMLRGLLNSLLVVVPSVVLVLILGAGAAWVFARRRSRLVSAAYALCISGLLLPPAVITIVMELRQLGLAGTRPGMIAVYTGMYLSTSIFFMTGFIRSIPMELEEAARIDGAKPSRIFVRIVLPLLRPVIATATIMVMLYAWSDIFYAFFVLGGGERATLPLGLYKVASAQLYLNNWHLVFAYVVVMSLPMVAVFLVGQRKIVSGITSGAVK from the coding sequence GTGAGCCCTTCCGTCCTCTGGCGGTACGGCCGACCGGCCCTGGTTCTCCTCCTCGCCGGCCTCGCCGTCGGCGTCCCCCTCTGGCTGGTCCTCGTCACCTCCGCCAAACCGCAGGCGGAGGCCATCAAGCCCAACCTCGACCTGCCGGCGCACTGGCAGCCGGGCAGCAACTACGACGACGCCGTCGGCCAGGGCGAGATGCTGCGCGGCCTCCTCAACTCCCTGCTCGTCGTCGTCCCCTCGGTGGTCCTCGTGCTGATCCTGGGCGCGGGCGCCGCCTGGGTCTTCGCGCGCCGCAGGTCCAGGCTGGTCTCGGCGGCGTACGCGCTCTGCATCAGCGGACTGCTGCTGCCGCCCGCCGTCATCACCATCGTGATGGAGCTGCGGCAGCTGGGCCTGGCCGGCACCCGGCCGGGAATGATCGCCGTCTACACCGGCATGTACCTCTCCACCTCCATCTTCTTCATGACCGGCTTCATCCGGTCCATCCCGATGGAGCTGGAGGAGGCCGCCCGGATCGACGGGGCGAAGCCGTCCCGGATCTTCGTCCGGATCGTCCTTCCCCTGCTCAGACCGGTCATCGCCACCGCGACGATCATGGTGATGCTCTACGCCTGGAGCGACATCTTCTACGCCTTCTTCGTGCTTGGCGGCGGCGAGCGGGCCACGCTCCCGCTGGGCCTCTACAAGGTCGCCAGCGCCCAGCTCTATCTCAACAACTGGCATCTCGTCTTCGCGTACGTCGTGGTGATGAGCCTGCCGATGGTCGCCGTGTTCCTCGTCGGCCAGCGCAAGATCGTGTCCGGAATCACCAGTGGAGCCGTCAAATGA